The Shewanella japonica genome has a window encoding:
- the truA gene encoding tRNA pseudouridine(38-40) synthase TruA, whose translation MRVALGVEYDGSQYFGWQRQKEVVSVQEKIEAALSSIANESIEIICAGRTDSGVHGTGQVVHFDTQSTRQMSAWALGVNAKLPDDIAIRWAKEVDDTFHARFSATARRYRYLIDNSEFRPGILRHGLSHYHYALDHQLMHQAAQLFVGEHDFTSFRALQCQAHSPVRTIEFVNVTRQGAFIIVDIKANAFLHHMVRNIVGTLIEIGQSNQKVEWVNELLALKDRKFAAPTSKPNGLYLVDVTYPEHYELPKPPMGPLFMLD comes from the coding sequence ATGCGTGTGGCGTTAGGTGTCGAATACGATGGTAGTCAATATTTCGGTTGGCAAAGACAAAAAGAAGTTGTGTCTGTGCAAGAAAAAATCGAAGCCGCTTTATCATCAATAGCCAATGAATCCATTGAAATTATTTGTGCAGGTCGAACAGACTCAGGTGTGCACGGTACTGGACAAGTGGTCCATTTTGATACCCAATCTACACGTCAAATGTCGGCGTGGGCCTTAGGGGTCAATGCCAAATTACCAGATGATATTGCCATTCGATGGGCAAAAGAAGTCGATGATACATTTCATGCTCGCTTTTCTGCCACGGCGCGTCGATATCGTTATCTTATTGATAATAGTGAATTTAGGCCTGGTATATTACGTCACGGATTAAGTCACTATCATTACGCACTTGACCATCAATTAATGCATCAAGCGGCGCAACTTTTTGTTGGCGAACATGACTTTACTAGTTTTCGCGCGTTACAGTGCCAAGCTCATAGTCCAGTAAGAACGATAGAATTTGTGAATGTCACTCGCCAAGGCGCATTCATTATTGTGGATATTAAAGCGAATGCTTTTTTACATCATATGGTGCGAAATATTGTTGGTACACTCATCGAGATTGGACAATCTAATCAAAAAGTCGAGTGGGTCAATGAGCTTTTGGCGCTAAAAGATCGCAAGTTTGCCGCACCAACATCTAAGCCTAATGGTCTATATTTAGTGGATGTAACTTACCCTGAGCATTATGAGTTACCTAAGCCACCTATGGGGCCATTATTTATGTTGGATTGA
- a CDS encoding FimV/HubP family polar landmark protein, which translates to MIFRTSYFVGMMACALAAVSASQIIEPAHAETLKITGPNGEVVNAPTRQYGPTTSSDTFWSIAQKVRPNQNVSVYQVMAALFDANPHAFSSNNYNSLERGMTLLVPSADVMAQISAADAKLRAENNDKRLPNANPAKPATNNTTAVETSVPATGKKPLQIVAKQPTAEELAQQAALLAQPEIDELTAKLEDAQTKALSLTDELARAEDTLLVKDADNNALKAKIQELTLQLSAMQEDLQLLTEKYQALDTEHQALVEKNNQPQVIEEPTDFWRSLSDNMILLAIVAALPLIIIFLAIFWLMRRKNKTEPESAAQTEPVIDQAGEETVSEVDDIDNLAVHLDEDEKSPENIEDLLDLDNQDTGELTLDGESDADMYITEEEPAEESDEGTSLDDLWAEAMEEQEEDMQPLEADEDDLDSLLEGLDTNDDVIETSLEEPLPVDSVPADSDSDESAAEDDIDSLLAGFEEPAVNESTAEEPVQIDSQSDAQDDIDSLLAGFDEPAVNESVAEEPAVNESAGEEPAQTDSQSDAQDDIDSLLAGFDEPANDEPALNESVAEEPAQTDSQSDAQDDIDNLLAGFDEPAIDEPAVNESVAEEPAQIDSKSDAQDDIDNLLAGFDEPAIDEPAVNESVAEEPAQIDSQSDAQDDIDSLLAGFDEPAAEESAEIDTQSGAEDDIDSLLASIDVPAEQEQDFTAEIAAELEEDVAVSLDESSDIDDLLADVDTEKEFAPLNNDGLDVEQVLTAELEQIESELAIDTDNDDIDSLISDLETDSANEAQNQFAETLEESTAVSESDLDELLADVEAIEPVSVNNTESSDELKFAPGDESTLNIQDDIPTGEQQEDPLVAELLAAEQADQQVQQSHDEQDSDIDELDALLADFNVEDFDIDKSDSDKSELDSSNSEVTAPKVADTLETDLDELELNEQDDVPLFVSDEEINEQDSISEQDFDAMLAGLSADEPDTIIEQQPDTEALSKESGFFDDLKSKKADAASLDWEADLFQQASNHPASEAQVDDIDDETFQLTDDNLTVDEALAALDAEESNKQDARLDSDEPSDMVSDTALNTFEQENGFIDIDKLLNDADEDVEISDQYKDVAVEMGEVNSLIGNAEMIDVDDEENSVNAKLDLARAYIEIEDEDAAKAILKEVQIDGNERQQTEAGKLLDEMS; encoded by the coding sequence GTGATTTTTCGAACCTCTTATTTTGTTGGCATGATGGCCTGTGCATTGGCCGCTGTTTCTGCATCTCAAATTATCGAGCCTGCCCACGCAGAAACGCTCAAAATTACCGGCCCCAATGGAGAAGTTGTCAACGCTCCAACCCGTCAATATGGGCCAACGACTTCTTCGGATACGTTTTGGAGTATTGCCCAAAAAGTTAGGCCAAACCAGAACGTCTCTGTTTATCAAGTGATGGCGGCATTATTTGATGCTAACCCTCATGCGTTCAGTAGTAATAATTACAACTCACTTGAACGTGGCATGACCCTACTCGTGCCATCGGCTGATGTGATGGCACAGATCAGTGCTGCAGATGCTAAGTTACGCGCCGAAAATAATGACAAGAGATTACCCAACGCTAATCCGGCTAAACCTGCAACGAACAATACTACTGCTGTTGAAACATCAGTGCCTGCGACGGGCAAAAAACCATTACAAATTGTTGCCAAGCAACCGACTGCTGAAGAATTGGCTCAGCAAGCGGCTTTATTAGCGCAGCCTGAAATTGACGAGCTAACAGCGAAATTAGAAGACGCGCAAACCAAAGCATTGTCACTGACTGATGAACTGGCTCGCGCTGAGGATACATTATTAGTCAAAGATGCAGATAACAATGCATTGAAAGCAAAAATCCAAGAGCTCACTTTGCAGTTATCTGCAATGCAAGAGGATTTGCAATTACTTACCGAGAAGTATCAAGCATTAGATACAGAACATCAGGCATTAGTTGAAAAAAATAATCAGCCTCAGGTTATTGAAGAGCCAACAGATTTTTGGCGCTCATTGTCAGATAATATGATTTTGCTAGCAATTGTTGCAGCATTACCACTGATTATTATTTTCCTCGCTATCTTCTGGCTCATGCGTCGTAAAAATAAAACAGAACCTGAGTCTGCAGCTCAAACAGAGCCTGTGATTGATCAAGCTGGTGAAGAGACCGTATCAGAAGTCGATGATATTGATAATTTAGCGGTTCACTTAGATGAAGATGAGAAATCGCCAGAAAACATTGAAGACTTATTAGATCTAGATAACCAAGATACAGGAGAGCTCACTCTCGATGGTGAATCTGATGCTGATATGTATATCACCGAAGAAGAACCAGCGGAAGAATCTGATGAAGGCACTTCTTTAGATGATCTTTGGGCTGAGGCGATGGAAGAGCAAGAAGAGGACATGCAGCCGCTTGAAGCGGATGAGGATGACTTAGATAGCCTTCTTGAAGGGCTCGATACCAATGATGATGTCATTGAGACTTCATTGGAAGAACCATTACCTGTTGACAGTGTTCCTGCCGACAGTGACTCAGATGAAAGTGCTGCAGAAGATGATATTGATAGCTTACTCGCAGGCTTTGAAGAGCCCGCGGTTAATGAGTCCACCGCAGAAGAGCCAGTACAAATAGATAGTCAAAGTGATGCACAAGACGACATTGACAGCTTACTAGCAGGCTTTGATGAACCAGCGGTTAATGAGTCCGTTGCAGAAGAGCCTGCGGTTAATGAGTCTGCTGGAGAAGAGCCTGCTCAAACAGATAGTCAAAGTGATGCACAAGATGACATTGACAGCTTACTAGCAGGCTTTGATGAACCAGCAAATGATGAACCAGCGCTTAATGAGTCTGTCGCAGAAGAACCAGCTCAAACAGATAGTCAAAGCGATGCGCAAGATGACATCGACAATTTACTAGCAGGCTTTGATGAACCAGCAATTGATGAACCAGCGGTTAATGAGTCTGTCGCAGAAGAGCCTGCTCAAATAGATAGTAAAAGTGATGCGCAAGATGACATCGACAATTTACTAGCAGGCTTTGATGAACCAGCAATTGATGAACCAGCGGTTAATGAGTCTGTCGCAGAAGAGCCTGCTCAAATAGATAGTCAAAGCGATGCGCAAGATGACATCGACAGCTTACTGGCAGGCTTTGATGAGCCTGCCGCAGAAGAGTCAGCTGAAATAGATACTCAAAGTGGTGCAGAAGATGATATCGACAGCTTACTTGCTTCCATAGATGTACCTGCAGAACAAGAACAAGATTTCACTGCAGAGATTGCCGCAGAGCTCGAAGAGGATGTTGCTGTCAGTTTGGATGAATCGTCCGATATTGATGACCTCCTTGCTGATGTTGATACAGAGAAAGAGTTTGCTCCATTAAACAATGACGGATTGGATGTTGAACAAGTTTTGACAGCAGAGCTTGAGCAAATTGAATCTGAGTTAGCCATTGACACTGATAATGATGATATTGACTCGCTTATTTCTGATTTAGAAACGGACTCTGCAAATGAAGCTCAAAATCAGTTTGCTGAAACGTTAGAAGAAAGCACCGCGGTGTCTGAATCAGATTTAGATGAGTTGCTAGCCGATGTTGAAGCAATAGAGCCAGTTTCGGTAAATAATACCGAATCTTCAGATGAGTTGAAATTTGCACCGGGTGATGAATCAACACTGAATATTCAAGATGATATACCGACCGGTGAGCAGCAAGAGGATCCTTTAGTTGCTGAGTTATTAGCAGCTGAGCAAGCCGATCAACAAGTGCAGCAAAGTCATGATGAGCAAGACTCTGATATTGATGAATTGGACGCATTATTGGCTGATTTCAATGTTGAAGACTTTGATATTGATAAGAGTGATTCAGACAAGAGTGAGTTAGATAGTAGCAATAGTGAAGTTACTGCTCCAAAGGTGGCCGACACACTTGAGACCGATCTTGATGAGCTTGAACTTAATGAACAAGATGACGTTCCATTATTTGTATCTGATGAAGAAATAAATGAGCAGGACAGCATCTCAGAACAAGATTTTGATGCCATGTTAGCGGGATTATCTGCCGATGAGCCAGATACCATCATCGAACAACAACCTGATACAGAGGCATTGTCGAAAGAGTCAGGCTTTTTCGACGATTTAAAATCAAAAAAAGCGGATGCAGCGAGTCTTGATTGGGAAGCTGATTTATTCCAACAAGCGTCAAATCATCCAGCATCGGAAGCGCAAGTTGATGATATCGATGACGAGACCTTCCAATTAACCGATGACAATTTAACGGTTGATGAAGCGCTAGCAGCTCTTGATGCAGAAGAAAGTAATAAACAGGATGCTAGGTTAGATTCTGATGAGCCATCTGACATGGTTTCAGATACTGCGCTAAATACCTTCGAGCAAGAAAATGGCTTTATCGACATCGATAAATTGTTAAATGATGCTGATGAAGATGTCGAAATCAGCGATCAATATAAAGATGTTGCTGTTGAAATGGGCGAAGTGAACTCACTCATTGGTAATGCTGAAATGATTGATGTTGACGATGAAGAAAACTCAGTGAACGCCAAGTTAGACTTAGCCAGAGCCTACATTGAAATTGAAGATGAAGATGCAGCAAAAGCAATCTTAAAAGAAGTTCAAATTGACGGTAATGAACGCCAGCAAACCGAAGCTGGCAAACTACTTGACGAGATGAGTTAA
- a CDS encoding aspartate-semialdehyde dehydrogenase — MSQEFNVVVLGASGAVGQTMIEILEERKFPVANLYPLASSRSAGETLSFNGKQVEILDVDTFDWSQAQIGFFSAGGDVSAKWAPIAAEHGCVVIDNTSHFRYDIDVPLVVPEVNPQAIADFRNRNIIANPNCSTIQMLVALKPIYDAFGISRINVATYQSVSGSGKQAIDELAGQCAKLLQGLPAENKVYPKQIAFNVLPQIDVFMENGYTKEEMKMVWETQKIFGDHDIVVNPTAVRVPVFYGHSEAVHLETRQPVEAEQIKAVLRDAEGVVLFENDEDYPTVVTDSAGTDPVFVGRVRKDISHDYGINLWVTADNIRKGAALNSVQIAEVLIRDYY; from the coding sequence ATGTCACAGGAATTTAATGTTGTTGTTTTAGGTGCGTCGGGCGCAGTGGGTCAAACTATGATTGAGATCCTTGAAGAGCGAAAATTCCCAGTCGCAAACTTATACCCATTAGCGAGTAGCCGCAGTGCTGGCGAAACCTTAAGCTTTAATGGTAAACAAGTAGAAATTCTTGATGTGGACACGTTTGATTGGAGCCAAGCACAAATTGGTTTCTTCTCAGCTGGTGGTGACGTTTCAGCTAAATGGGCGCCAATAGCAGCGGAGCATGGTTGTGTGGTCATCGACAATACTTCACATTTCCGCTACGACATTGACGTACCGTTAGTTGTGCCAGAAGTTAATCCACAAGCGATTGCTGACTTCCGTAATCGAAACATTATCGCAAACCCTAATTGCTCAACCATTCAAATGTTAGTGGCATTAAAACCTATTTATGATGCATTTGGTATCTCACGTATTAACGTGGCAACTTACCAATCAGTGTCTGGCTCAGGTAAACAAGCTATTGATGAATTAGCTGGGCAATGCGCTAAATTGTTACAAGGCTTACCTGCTGAAAATAAAGTTTATCCAAAGCAAATCGCTTTCAATGTGTTACCACAAATCGATGTGTTTATGGAAAACGGCTACACCAAAGAAGAAATGAAAATGGTGTGGGAAACTCAAAAGATTTTTGGTGACCACGATATCGTTGTTAATCCAACAGCTGTACGTGTTCCTGTGTTCTATGGTCACTCAGAAGCAGTCCACTTAGAAACTCGTCAACCTGTTGAAGCTGAACAAATTAAAGCGGTTTTACGTGACGCTGAAGGTGTGGTGCTTTTCGAGAATGATGAAGACTATCCTACTGTAGTAACTGACTCAGCAGGTACCGACCCTGTATTTGTTGGCCGAGTAAGAAAAGATATTTCTCACGATTACGGTATAAATTTATGGGTTACGGCCGATAACATCCGTAAAGGTGCTGCTTTAAACAGTGTTCAAATAGCTGAAGTTCTGATCAGAGATTATTATTAA
- a CDS encoding 4-phosphoerythronate dehydrogenase, whose protein sequence is MNIVADENMPYVEALFGEIGEITRVNGRQLTPEQLIDVDVLLVRSVTKVNAELLSQANKLKFVGSATIGTDHIDLALLEQRNIPFTNAPGCNAAAVGEFAFIAMLELAKRFKQPLKDKVVGIVGAGNTGSALEHCLNAYGMKVLLCDPLLEEQQLSNRSATNISDKNSRQFVSLDTIIEQADIISLHVPITKTGPHKTWYLFDEAKLNQLKPHAWLVNCCRGEVIDNRALIKVKQQRDDLKLVLDVWEGEPNPMPELVPLVEFATPHIAGYSLEGKARGTYMLFEKLCEIFGLEHQKSLLNLLPKFNISQLHITDKVSETQLLTLARLVYNLADDDYLFRNSFLNNHGFDHMRKNHTHRREFSALSLVNTGHCEVDWMFKLGFSGVER, encoded by the coding sequence ATGAACATAGTTGCAGACGAGAATATGCCGTACGTCGAAGCGTTATTTGGTGAAATCGGAGAGATTACCCGTGTAAATGGTCGCCAGTTAACGCCAGAGCAGCTTATTGATGTTGATGTTCTTCTAGTCCGTTCTGTCACTAAAGTGAATGCAGAGTTGTTATCACAAGCCAATAAACTTAAATTTGTTGGTAGTGCCACCATCGGTACTGATCATATTGATTTAGCCTTACTAGAACAACGTAATATCCCTTTTACTAATGCACCTGGCTGTAACGCAGCAGCAGTGGGGGAGTTTGCCTTTATTGCTATGCTGGAATTAGCTAAACGATTCAAACAGCCTTTAAAAGACAAAGTGGTAGGAATTGTTGGCGCGGGTAACACAGGTAGCGCACTTGAGCATTGTCTTAATGCTTATGGTATGAAGGTCTTATTGTGCGATCCATTACTTGAAGAACAGCAGTTATCCAACCGCAGCGCGACTAATATCAGCGACAAAAATTCCCGTCAGTTTGTGTCGTTAGACACCATTATTGAGCAAGCTGACATAATAAGCTTACATGTTCCTATCACTAAAACTGGACCGCACAAAACTTGGTACTTGTTTGACGAAGCTAAATTGAATCAATTAAAACCGCATGCTTGGTTAGTGAATTGTTGCCGTGGTGAGGTTATTGACAATCGCGCTTTGATTAAGGTGAAACAACAACGGGATGATCTCAAACTGGTACTCGATGTGTGGGAAGGCGAGCCTAACCCTATGCCAGAATTAGTGCCACTTGTTGAGTTTGCGACGCCACATATCGCAGGATACAGCTTAGAAGGTAAAGCTCGCGGCACTTATATGTTATTCGAAAAACTGTGTGAAATCTTTGGTCTTGAACACCAAAAATCGCTGTTGAACTTACTGCCTAAATTTAACATTAGTCAGTTACACATCACTGACAAGGTATCTGAAACTCAATTACTCACGCTAGCAAGATTGGTCTACAACCTCGCAGATGACGACTATTTGTTTAGAAATAGCTTCCTTAATAACCATGGGTTTGACCATATGAGAAAAAATCACACTCATCGGCGTGAATTTAGTGCATTGTCGCTAGTCAACACGGGTCATTGTGAGGTAGATTGGATGTTTAAATTAGGTTTTTCAGGAGTCGAGCGTTAA
- the fabB gene encoding beta-ketoacyl-ACP synthase I codes for MKRVVITGLGVVSSIGNNKQEVTDSLKAGRSGITHSDQFEEMKLRSHVWGDIKLNPADHIDRKALRFMGDAAAYAYIAMQEAISDANLTEEQYSHHRVGLVVGTGGASSKNQVQAADTLREKSVKRVGPYIVPRIMASTASACLATPFKIKGMNYSISSACATSAHCIGHAAELIQMGKQDMVFAGGAEELDWTLTMGFDAMGALSTKYNETPEKASRTYDADRDGFVISGGGGIVVVEELEHALARGAKIYAEIIGYGASSDGYDMVAPSGEGAVRCMQMALADVDTPIDYVNTHGTSTPVGDVRELEAIHEVFQDNIPPVASTKSMTGHALGAAGVHEAIYSLLMMENSFIAPSINIDTPDEKAAGIPLVTEYRDAELTTVMSNSFGFGGTNATLIMRKMK; via the coding sequence ATGAAAAGAGTCGTAATAACAGGTTTAGGTGTTGTTTCTAGCATCGGTAATAACAAGCAAGAAGTGACAGATTCACTAAAAGCTGGACGCAGTGGTATTACCCATTCTGACCAATTCGAAGAAATGAAATTACGCAGTCATGTGTGGGGTGATATTAAATTAAACCCAGCGGACCACATTGATCGTAAAGCGTTACGCTTTATGGGTGATGCTGCCGCATATGCATACATTGCAATGCAAGAAGCGATCAGTGATGCCAACTTAACAGAAGAACAATATTCTCATCATCGTGTTGGCTTAGTTGTTGGTACAGGTGGTGCTTCGTCTAAAAACCAAGTTCAAGCGGCAGATACGTTACGTGAAAAAAGCGTAAAACGTGTTGGTCCTTACATTGTTCCTCGTATTATGGCGAGTACGGCAAGTGCATGTTTAGCAACACCATTTAAAATTAAAGGTATGAACTATTCAATCAGTTCTGCTTGTGCAACTTCTGCGCATTGTATTGGTCATGCAGCTGAGCTTATCCAAATGGGTAAGCAAGATATGGTGTTTGCTGGTGGTGCAGAAGAATTGGATTGGACCCTAACAATGGGCTTCGATGCAATGGGTGCATTATCAACTAAATATAACGAAACCCCAGAAAAAGCATCGCGTACTTATGATGCTGACCGAGATGGTTTTGTTATCTCTGGTGGCGGCGGAATCGTTGTTGTTGAAGAGCTTGAGCATGCATTAGCTCGTGGTGCTAAAATTTATGCTGAAATCATTGGTTATGGTGCATCGTCAGATGGCTACGATATGGTGGCACCTTCTGGTGAAGGCGCTGTGCGTTGTATGCAAATGGCACTTGCTGATGTCGATACTCCGATTGATTACGTCAACACTCATGGCACATCGACTCCTGTTGGTGATGTTCGTGAACTTGAAGCGATTCATGAAGTTTTCCAAGACAATATTCCACCAGTAGCGTCGACTAAGTCTATGACTGGTCATGCCTTGGGTGCTGCAGGTGTTCATGAAGCCATCTACAGCTTATTAATGATGGAAAACAGCTTTATTGCACCTAGCATCAATATTGATACTCCAGATGAAAAAGCGGCTGGCATCCCATTGGTTACAGAATATCGTGATGCAGAACTGACGACTGTAATGAGTAACAGTTTTGGCTTTGGCGGAACTAATGCCACATTAATTATGCGTAAAATGAAGTAA
- the mnmC gene encoding FAD-dependent 5-carboxymethylaminomethyl-2-thiouridine(34) oxidoreductase MnmC: MSNKANSTKSCLIGQIGFGNAMEIMLLWQLSQQLKRPVRLSVFDPYSINSIELGQFLAMPQNQATINSQHLAEFSQQLHTACIANIQGCQRLIFDHGQFIVDIYFGDIEHNLKGIQSVEADAVEYWHCLPHTTSTEYIDHHISEKLFWQMGRLSKDNACFYAYPQEIDRVECSAITVLASQSGFIINAQSGNRDDISNTSERSSTPDCDIPAAERKALRYSHQRQYAYCLPSASAQPTNTSTSKESVAIIGGGIAAAHLALSLVEKGKNVTIYCKDSMLADGASGNKQGAIYPLLTPDNNLMSQYFQQAFLFSRRRLKQLENAGYAVEHQFCGVLQTGFDERSDARLTKIIQGQAWPSEVAAQVSPSEANMLAGITIDKPAFYYPWAGWICPHQFAQSAVNYAQAIAKNKGLTVEIRLDTPISELTRQGTLWQLNMTEQTSDLHPKSPPNSNKNSAVQSFLHSEVVVASGAQLTEYQQTKQLQVTGFRGQVSHIPSKGQLTKLNSVICAHGYLTPENNQHHCVGASYVKSPDDLRFCPTEQQENAQKMHHSFPQRDWVSDIDVSDNNARVGVRMVTRDHCPMMGLAPNIDAILNQYNTEPLDQHQLTVASRDFWRHHSAPVYRGLYVLGGLGSRGLSSGPLAAEALAAMICHQTPPISYDMFAMLNPNRMWLRKLLKGKSLLS, from the coding sequence TTGTCCAACAAGGCAAACTCAACTAAAAGCTGCTTGATTGGGCAAATTGGCTTCGGTAACGCCATGGAAATCATGTTGTTGTGGCAATTATCTCAACAATTAAAACGTCCTGTAAGGCTGAGTGTTTTTGACCCCTATTCAATTAACAGCATTGAGTTGGGTCAATTTTTAGCAATGCCGCAAAATCAAGCAACGATTAATTCACAGCACTTAGCGGAGTTTTCACAGCAGTTACACACTGCTTGCATTGCCAATATTCAAGGTTGTCAGCGGCTCATATTTGATCATGGTCAATTCATTGTTGATATTTATTTTGGTGATATTGAGCATAACCTTAAAGGTATTCAAAGTGTCGAAGCTGATGCCGTTGAGTATTGGCATTGCCTTCCTCATACGACCTCAACTGAGTATATAGATCACCATATTTCAGAAAAATTGTTTTGGCAGATGGGAAGGTTAAGTAAAGATAATGCATGCTTTTATGCTTATCCGCAGGAAATTGACCGTGTTGAATGTTCAGCGATAACAGTATTAGCGAGTCAATCAGGCTTCATCATCAATGCGCAAAGTGGCAATAGAGATGACATTAGCAATACCAGTGAACGCTCAAGTACGCCAGATTGCGACATTCCTGCAGCTGAAAGAAAAGCATTAAGGTATTCCCATCAGCGCCAGTACGCTTATTGCTTACCCAGTGCAAGCGCTCAACCTACGAATACATCGACTTCAAAAGAGAGTGTGGCCATTATCGGCGGTGGTATTGCAGCGGCTCACCTTGCACTATCGCTCGTAGAAAAAGGCAAAAACGTCACGATTTATTGCAAAGACAGTATGCTTGCTGATGGAGCTTCAGGTAATAAACAAGGCGCTATTTATCCGCTTTTAACGCCTGATAACAACTTAATGAGCCAATACTTTCAGCAGGCTTTTTTATTCAGTCGACGTAGGCTTAAGCAACTTGAAAATGCAGGTTACGCTGTTGAGCACCAGTTTTGTGGCGTGTTACAAACGGGGTTTGATGAGCGTAGCGATGCAAGATTAACTAAAATCATCCAAGGACAAGCTTGGCCAAGTGAAGTTGCAGCCCAAGTGTCACCAAGTGAAGCTAATATGCTCGCTGGTATCACCATAGATAAGCCTGCCTTTTACTACCCTTGGGCTGGTTGGATTTGTCCGCATCAATTCGCTCAATCGGCCGTAAACTATGCGCAAGCTATTGCGAAAAACAAAGGACTTACAGTCGAGATCAGACTTGATACCCCAATTAGTGAACTAACTCGTCAAGGAACCCTTTGGCAGTTAAACATGACTGAGCAAACCTCAGACTTACACCCTAAATCCCCCCCTAACTCGAACAAAAACTCTGCGGTTCAATCATTTCTTCATTCTGAGGTCGTTGTTGCATCAGGGGCTCAACTCACTGAGTATCAACAAACAAAACAACTACAAGTCACAGGCTTTAGAGGGCAAGTAAGCCATATTCCGTCAAAAGGACAATTAACTAAACTTAATAGCGTTATTTGTGCTCATGGTTATTTAACCCCTGAAAATAATCAGCACCATTGTGTTGGCGCTAGTTATGTAAAATCGCCTGATGACTTACGTTTTTGCCCTACCGAGCAACAAGAAAATGCGCAAAAAATGCATCATAGTTTTCCACAAAGAGACTGGGTGAGTGATATTGATGTATCAGACAACAACGCCAGAGTGGGTGTCAGAATGGTCACAAGAGACCACTGTCCTATGATGGGGCTTGCACCAAATATTGACGCCATATTAAATCAATATAATACCGAGCCTTTGGATCAACATCAGCTCACTGTAGCCAGTCGTGACTTTTGGCGCCATCACTCCGCACCAGTATATAGGGGACTTTATGTTTTAGGAGGACTCGGCTCAAGAGGACTAAGTTCAGGACCTTTAGCTGCAGAAGCTTTAGCTGCAATGATTTGTCATCAAACCCCACCGATCAGCTATGACATGTTTGCAATGCTAAACCCAAATAGAATGTGGTTAAGAAAGCTATTGAAAGGTAAATCTTTGCTTAGCTAA
- a CDS encoding RNA methyltransferase, producing the protein MTESIQKHSAMIGLVNPKTPVNVGGIMRAAGCYQANSVFYTGNRYELAARSGEAQYDVDTKNAAKTIPLTRVESLLEQVPEDSKLVCVDLVVGATPLPLFEHPQNAFYIFGPEDGTIPQQIIDAADEVVYVPTVGCMNLAASVNVLLYDRLSKSAQVTADDELIKESRDNNNRTKVKKWLK; encoded by the coding sequence ATGACTGAATCTATTCAAAAGCACAGTGCCATGATTGGCCTCGTTAACCCTAAAACGCCAGTAAATGTAGGTGGCATCATGCGCGCGGCTGGTTGTTATCAAGCTAATTCAGTTTTCTATACCGGAAATAGATATGAATTAGCGGCCCGTTCAGGTGAGGCTCAGTATGACGTTGATACTAAAAATGCAGCTAAAACCATTCCATTAACTCGCGTTGAATCATTGCTGGAACAAGTACCTGAAGACAGTAAGTTGGTCTGTGTTGATCTTGTTGTTGGCGCAACGCCATTGCCTTTATTTGAACATCCTCAAAATGCCTTTTATATTTTTGGTCCTGAGGATGGCACCATACCGCAGCAAATTATTGATGCTGCGGATGAGGTGGTTTATGTGCCAACTGTTGGTTGTATGAACCTTGCGGCCTCAGTCAATGTGTTGCTTTATGATCGTTTATCGAAAAGTGCTCAAGTGACAGCAGATGATGAACTGATCAAAGAAAGCCGAGATAACAATAATCGAACTAAAGTCAAAAAATGGTTGAAGTAA
- a CDS encoding YfcL family protein, producing the protein MLEKYDAALEGWIENTVANGDDDALFACGYLQGHIAVVLSQLEQEQSTSLESLDEKMVDCLGLADDELETADFELVQSAWQQLRQIISEIK; encoded by the coding sequence ATGTTAGAGAAGTATGATGCAGCATTAGAAGGGTGGATTGAAAATACGGTTGCTAATGGCGATGATGATGCCTTATTTGCCTGTGGATACCTACAAGGTCACATCGCTGTCGTCTTGTCTCAACTGGAACAGGAACAATCTACAAGTTTAGAGTCGCTTGACGAAAAAATGGTAGATTGCTTGGGATTGGCTGATGATGAATTAGAAACCGCTGACTTTGAACTGGTACAATCGGCTTGGCAACAATTGCGTCAAATTATCAGTGAAATTAAATAA